In a genomic window of Streptomyces sp. NBC_01142:
- a CDS encoding NAD(P)H-binding protein: MTRDDLTLVLGGTGKTGSRVARLLTGRDLPVRIGSRSGGVPFDWTDRATWAPALAGVSAVYISYYPDLAAPGAPEEIGAFAETAVASGARRLVLLSGRGEPEAEDCEKAVAASGADWTVLRASWFAQNFSEDYLLEPVRAGEVALPAFEVGEPFVDAGDIAEVAAAVLTGQGHTGRTYDVTGPRLLTFADAVSAIADATGRTIPFVSVPADAYAAALAAEGVPDEVTGLITYLFTTVLDGRNAYLGDGVQQVLGRPARDFTAYAHETAATGVWTAAATAPGSAE, translated from the coding sequence ATGACCCGTGATGACCTGACCCTCGTCCTGGGCGGCACCGGCAAGACCGGCAGCCGCGTCGCACGGCTGCTGACCGGACGCGATCTGCCGGTACGGATCGGCTCCCGGTCGGGCGGCGTGCCGTTCGACTGGACGGACCGGGCGACCTGGGCGCCCGCGCTGGCGGGGGTGAGCGCGGTGTACATCTCGTACTACCCGGATCTGGCCGCTCCCGGAGCGCCGGAGGAGATCGGCGCCTTCGCCGAGACGGCCGTGGCGTCGGGCGCGCGGCGCCTGGTGCTGCTCTCCGGCCGCGGCGAGCCGGAGGCGGAGGACTGCGAGAAGGCCGTGGCCGCCTCGGGGGCGGACTGGACGGTGCTGCGGGCCAGTTGGTTCGCCCAGAACTTCAGCGAGGACTACCTGCTGGAGCCCGTGCGGGCCGGTGAGGTGGCGCTGCCCGCCTTCGAGGTGGGCGAGCCCTTCGTGGACGCAGGCGACATCGCCGAGGTCGCCGCGGCCGTCCTCACCGGGCAGGGGCACACCGGCCGGACGTACGACGTCACCGGACCGCGCCTGCTCACCTTCGCCGACGCCGTCTCCGCCATCGCCGACGCGACCGGCCGGACCATCCCCTTCGTCTCCGTGCCGGCCGACGCCTACGCCGCCGCGCTGGCCGCCGAGGGTGTCCCGGACGAGGTCACCGGCCTGATCACCTACCTCTTCACCACGGTCCTCGACGGCCGGAACGCCTACCTGGGCGACGGCGTCCAGCAGGTCCTCGGCCGCCCGGCCCGGGACTTCACCGCCTACGCCCACGAGACGGCCGCCACCGGCGTCTGGACGGCCGCCGCCACCGCCCCCGGGAGCGCGGAATGA
- a CDS encoding alcohol dehydrogenase catalytic domain-containing protein encodes MKAFVFEGPGQTSWRDVPDPGIKDAADAVIRVDAVTICGTDLHIIKGDVPEVTSGRILGHEAVGEVMEVGSDVRSVRPGDRVLVSCIASCGRCRFCRENRYGQCRGGGGWVLGHLIDGTQAEYVRVPFADLSVHLLPSAVDSYDAVLLADIFPTAYEVGVLNGHVCPGDTVVVVGVGPIGLATIATAELYTPGRVIAVDLADSRLAAARAMGADATVNAAEGPEKLVEDLTEGLGADVVVEAVGVPEAFEMCTRMVRPGGHVANVGVHGKPAALHLEDLWIKDVTITTGLVDTYSTPLLLRMMAADRLPAIALVTHRFELEQMEEAYDVFSRAADTGALKVVLGEAQHTTVVRA; translated from the coding sequence ATGAAGGCATTCGTCTTCGAGGGTCCGGGACAGACATCCTGGCGGGACGTACCGGATCCAGGTATCAAGGACGCCGCGGACGCGGTCATCCGCGTCGATGCGGTCACCATCTGCGGCACCGATCTGCACATCATCAAGGGAGACGTGCCCGAGGTGACCTCGGGAAGGATTTTGGGGCACGAGGCAGTCGGCGAGGTCATGGAAGTCGGGAGCGACGTCCGCTCCGTACGCCCCGGCGACCGAGTCCTGGTGTCCTGCATAGCGTCCTGCGGACGCTGCCGCTTCTGCCGGGAGAACCGGTACGGGCAGTGCCGGGGCGGCGGTGGCTGGGTGCTGGGCCATCTGATCGACGGCACCCAGGCCGAGTACGTCCGTGTGCCGTTCGCCGACCTGTCCGTACATCTGCTGCCCAGCGCCGTGGACAGCTACGACGCGGTGCTGCTTGCCGATATCTTCCCCACCGCCTACGAAGTGGGCGTACTCAACGGCCACGTGTGTCCCGGCGACACTGTCGTGGTGGTGGGCGTAGGTCCGATCGGGCTCGCCACGATCGCGACCGCCGAGCTGTACACGCCCGGGCGGGTCATCGCGGTCGACCTGGCCGACTCGCGGCTGGCCGCCGCCCGCGCCATGGGTGCCGACGCGACGGTCAACGCGGCCGAAGGCCCCGAGAAGCTGGTCGAAGACCTCACCGAGGGCCTCGGTGCCGACGTGGTGGTCGAAGCCGTCGGCGTGCCGGAGGCGTTCGAGATGTGCACCCGCATGGTGCGCCCGGGAGGACACGTCGCCAATGTCGGCGTTCACGGCAAACCCGCGGCCCTCCACCTCGAAGACCTGTGGATCAAGGATGTGACCATCACGACGGGCCTGGTCGACACGTACTCCACCCCGCTGTTGCTGCGCATGATGGCGGCCGACAGGCTGCCCGCCATCGCGCTCGTGACGCACCGCTTCGAGCTGGAGCAGATGGAGGAGGCGTACGACGTCTTCTCCCGTGCCGCCGACACCGGCGCGCTCAAGGTGGTGCTCGGAGAGGCCCAGCACACCACTGTGGTGCGCGCGTAG
- a CDS encoding nitroreductase, whose product MSAPSLDATSVAALVEDAASAPSMHNAQPWRFRFLRENGSLQVRADPERTMPKADPDNRALHLGCGAALFNLRVAARHAGWEPLTTLLPDPADPWLLAEVALGRPASPDDELAVLHPAIRRRHTSRFPFTDEEIPTEILDELRGAATLEGVRLYVPDEWHVQAVLDLIHDAEGREVLDPGRGEETARWTGTGAEDDATRVEGIPAYAFGPRQRDVTAPVRDFAGRRPIPGRDSATFEKRPRIALLGTASDRPADWLLAGQAMERVLLQATLDGLVTSMTSHALEWPELRWAVRDPESAMSHVQMVIRLGYGPTGPATPRRPRGDPAATGERHTRHRVTGLHRSVPPPQDGSCLTEVLVPNRVLVSRN is encoded by the coding sequence GTGTCCGCACCCTCACTCGACGCGACCTCCGTGGCAGCCCTCGTCGAGGACGCCGCGTCGGCCCCGTCCATGCACAACGCCCAGCCATGGAGGTTCCGCTTCCTGCGCGAGAACGGTTCGCTCCAGGTCCGTGCCGACCCGGAGCGCACCATGCCGAAGGCCGACCCGGACAACCGCGCCCTGCACCTGGGCTGCGGCGCCGCGCTGTTCAACCTCCGCGTGGCCGCCCGACACGCGGGCTGGGAGCCGCTCACCACGCTGCTGCCCGACCCGGCCGACCCGTGGCTGCTCGCCGAGGTCGCCCTCGGCCGCCCCGCGAGCCCGGACGACGAACTCGCCGTCCTCCACCCCGCGATCCGCCGTCGGCACACCAGCCGCTTCCCCTTCACCGACGAGGAGATCCCGACGGAGATTCTCGACGAGCTGCGCGGTGCCGCGACACTCGAAGGAGTTCGGCTGTATGTGCCCGACGAGTGGCATGTCCAGGCAGTGCTGGACCTGATCCACGACGCCGAGGGCCGCGAGGTGCTGGATCCGGGCCGGGGAGAGGAGACGGCCCGTTGGACGGGCACGGGCGCGGAGGACGACGCCACGCGTGTGGAGGGGATTCCCGCGTACGCCTTCGGTCCTCGTCAGCGCGATGTCACCGCTCCGGTACGGGACTTCGCCGGGCGACGTCCCATACCCGGCCGTGACTCGGCGACGTTCGAGAAGCGGCCACGGATCGCGCTGCTGGGCACGGCCTCCGACCGTCCGGCGGACTGGCTGCTGGCCGGGCAGGCGATGGAACGAGTGCTGTTGCAGGCGACATTGGACGGACTGGTCACGTCGATGACCTCGCATGCTCTGGAATGGCCCGAGCTTCGGTGGGCGGTACGGGATCCGGAATCGGCCATGTCACACGTACAGATGGTGATCCGTCTCGGGTACGGTCCGACCGGCCCGGCGACCCCGCGGCGACCCCGCGGCGACCCCGCGGCGACCGGTGAACGACATACTCGACATCGTGTGACGGGCCTGCACAGATCTGTGCCTCCTCCTCAGGACGGCTCCTGCCTGACTGAGGTGCTCGTGCCTAATCGAGTGCTCGTGTCGCGAAACTGA
- a CDS encoding DUF1772 domain-containing protein, whose protein sequence is MRHLQTATLLAATLSTGLMAGLFAAFAYAVMPGLARSSDHTLVDAMQGINKAILNPVFMLPFMGAIPLVGLAVVLAWRGHSRPALPWLIAALVLYVVALAVTSGVNVPLNDQLAQAGDPDRINELGVVRAQFEAKWVTWNVVRALLHTAAFACLTWALIVHGTHQPQDRPGGDAVRQAPAGTAYQAGSSLTAPPPREAQRH, encoded by the coding sequence ATGAGACACCTGCAGACCGCCACGCTGCTCGCCGCCACCCTCTCCACCGGGTTGATGGCCGGCCTGTTCGCGGCCTTCGCCTACGCGGTCATGCCCGGCCTCGCCCGCTCCTCCGACCACACGCTCGTCGACGCCATGCAGGGCATCAACAAGGCCATCCTCAACCCGGTGTTCATGCTCCCCTTCATGGGCGCGATCCCGCTCGTCGGCCTCGCCGTGGTCCTGGCCTGGCGGGGCCACAGCCGCCCCGCACTGCCGTGGCTGATCGCCGCGCTGGTCCTGTACGTGGTGGCCCTCGCGGTCACCAGCGGCGTCAACGTCCCACTCAACGACCAGCTCGCCCAGGCCGGCGACCCCGACCGGATCAATGAACTAGGCGTGGTCCGGGCCCAGTTCGAGGCCAAGTGGGTCACCTGGAACGTCGTCCGCGCTCTCCTCCACACCGCGGCGTTCGCCTGCCTGACCTGGGCACTGATCGTCCACGGCACACACCAGCCGCAGGATCGCCCGGGCGGCGACGCAGTCCGCCAAGCCCCCGCGGGGACGGCATACCAGGCCGGCAGCTCACTCACCGCCCCTCCCCCGCGGGAAGCCCAGCGCCACTAG
- a CDS encoding universal stress protein, producing MERHITAGIDGSSESLDAADWAAREALSRGLPLHLAHAVDEPASRTRLPELDTPAERERTALDRAALRLSYGHPTLRIRSSRVPGPPVPALLAAAESAETLVLGSRGYTGFAAFMVGSVALAVTAGASRPVVLVRAGERPADEHEDSTSSPYLPVVLGLDLEHACDEVLEYAFDAAAVRHAPLHVVHTWMVPLMPSASADDPAEEKARALSATLAPWRHKYPEIPVREQLFHGRAGHHLLMASTKASLMVIGRRTTPGGHLGVTTHSVVHHVLCPLAVVPHA from the coding sequence ATGGAACGCCACATCACCGCAGGCATCGACGGATCGAGCGAGAGCCTCGACGCCGCCGACTGGGCGGCCCGGGAAGCCCTCAGCCGCGGCCTTCCGCTCCACCTGGCCCACGCCGTCGACGAACCCGCGTCGCGAACCCGCCTCCCGGAACTCGACACCCCCGCCGAGCGCGAGCGCACGGCCCTGGACCGCGCCGCGCTGCGGCTGTCCTACGGCCACCCGACGCTGAGGATCCGTTCCAGCCGCGTCCCGGGCCCGCCGGTCCCAGCGCTGCTGGCCGCCGCGGAGTCCGCCGAGACCCTGGTACTCGGCTCGCGCGGCTACACCGGCTTCGCCGCCTTCATGGTCGGCTCCGTCGCCTTGGCGGTCACGGCCGGTGCTTCACGACCGGTCGTGCTCGTACGCGCGGGGGAGCGGCCCGCGGACGAACACGAGGACTCGACGTCCAGTCCTTACCTCCCGGTCGTCCTCGGCCTCGACCTGGAGCATGCGTGCGACGAGGTACTGGAGTACGCCTTCGACGCCGCGGCCGTCCGCCATGCGCCTCTCCACGTCGTGCACACCTGGATGGTGCCGCTGATGCCGTCGGCATCAGCCGACGACCCCGCGGAGGAGAAGGCCCGCGCTCTGTCCGCGACGCTGGCCCCGTGGCGCCACAAGTACCCCGAAATCCCGGTGCGGGAGCAGCTGTTCCACGGCCGGGCAGGTCACCATCTGCTGATGGCCTCCACCAAGGCGAGCCTGATGGTCATCGGCCGCCGCACCACACCGGGCGGGCATCTGGGGGTCACCACGCACTCGGTGGTCCACCATGTGCTGTGTCCGTTGGCGGTGGTACCGCATGCCTGA
- a CDS encoding pirin family protein, with the protein MSNLDRQAALSVCGGRGFVVAEPVRELLSPRRVQLGESTEVRRLLPNLGRRMVGAWAFVDHYGPDDIADEPGMQVPPHPHMGLQTVSWLHEGEVLHRDSTGSLATVRPRELGLMTSGRAISHSEESPTSHARFLHGAQLWIALPNTERNVEPHFQHHTGLPTVTAPGLTATVILGALDGAASPGTTYSPLVGADLALAGGTTTSLPVDPDFEYAVLSMSGEAHVDGVPVLPGSMLYLGCGRTELPLRAESDAGLMLLGGEPFEEEIVMWWNFIGRSHEEIEAARTDWMSGSRFGEVKGYDGGPLSAPELPPVALKPRGRVR; encoded by the coding sequence ATGAGCAATCTGGATCGTCAGGCCGCCCTCTCCGTCTGCGGCGGTCGTGGCTTCGTTGTCGCCGAGCCCGTCCGCGAACTCCTCAGCCCCCGCAGGGTCCAGCTCGGCGAGTCCACCGAAGTCCGCCGACTGCTGCCCAACCTCGGCCGCCGGATGGTGGGAGCCTGGGCCTTCGTCGATCACTACGGTCCCGACGACATCGCCGACGAGCCCGGCATGCAGGTCCCGCCCCACCCGCACATGGGTCTCCAGACCGTCAGCTGGCTCCACGAGGGCGAGGTACTGCACCGCGACAGCACCGGCAGCCTGGCCACCGTCCGCCCGCGCGAACTCGGTCTGATGACCTCCGGCCGGGCGATCAGCCACTCCGAGGAGAGCCCCACGTCGCACGCGCGGTTTCTGCACGGGGCCCAGCTCTGGATCGCGCTCCCGAACACCGAGCGGAACGTCGAGCCGCACTTCCAGCACCACACCGGCCTGCCGACCGTCACCGCGCCGGGCCTGACGGCGACCGTCATCCTCGGCGCACTCGACGGCGCGGCCTCGCCCGGCACGACGTACTCCCCGCTCGTCGGCGCCGACCTGGCACTCGCCGGGGGCACCACGACGAGCCTGCCGGTCGACCCCGACTTCGAGTACGCCGTGCTCTCCATGTCCGGCGAGGCCCATGTCGACGGCGTGCCCGTACTGCCCGGCTCGATGCTCTACCTCGGCTGCGGCCGCACCGAACTCCCGCTGCGCGCCGAATCCGACGCCGGTCTGATGCTCCTGGGCGGCGAGCCGTTCGAGGAAGAGATCGTCATGTGGTGGAACTTCATCGGACGTTCCCACGAGGAGATCGAGGCAGCGAGGACGGACTGGATGTCCGGCTCACGCTTCGGGGAGGTGAAGGGCTACGACGGTGGCCCGCTGTCGGCCCCCGAGCTTCCGCCAGTGGCGTTGAAACCGCGCGGACGAGTGCGCTGA
- a CDS encoding VOC family protein translates to MSVRRVVPDIRSEAMEESRDFYGLIGLEEVMNHGWVMTLASRSNPTAQVTLNTHDATASVEPDMSIEVDDVDGVYAAMLERGAEIVHALRDEEWGVRRFFVRDPNGRVVNVVTHRT, encoded by the coding sequence ATGTCCGTGCGTCGCGTCGTGCCCGACATCCGGTCCGAGGCCATGGAGGAGAGCCGGGACTTCTACGGACTCATCGGGCTGGAGGAGGTCATGAACCACGGCTGGGTCATGACGCTCGCCTCCCGGTCCAACCCCACCGCGCAGGTCACCCTCAACACCCATGACGCGACCGCGTCGGTGGAGCCCGACATGAGCATCGAGGTGGACGACGTCGACGGGGTGTACGCGGCCATGCTCGAGCGGGGCGCGGAGATCGTGCACGCGCTGCGGGACGAGGAGTGGGGCGTACGCCGGTTCTTCGTACGCGACCCCAACGGCCGGGTGGTCAACGTCGTCACCCATCGCACATGA
- a CDS encoding LysR family transcriptional regulator, which yields MERRDIEIFLTLAEELHFGRSAERLHVSVAMVSKAVKKLERAVGAPLFDRTSRRVTLTPIGQRLDDDIRPAHQQILEGFARAVAAGSGLDGELRVGFLGTAVAQFVLQVAEAFQATHPACRVELIESRYADGTALLHGDTVDVLLIAAPGFDPDLVESPVLFREPPVLAVSARHPFARRASVCLEDLARDKVLRPRGIPAEIDALSVPSHTPAGRPIERGTDFATVQEMFALVGAGRGIFPVPTHAARYDARPDVVYVPLSDGLPYAWRLIWRAAAETSRTRAFCLAARVFVEAHGNPLLAA from the coding sequence ATGGAACGGCGTGACATCGAGATCTTCCTGACCCTCGCCGAGGAACTGCACTTCGGCCGCAGCGCCGAGCGGCTGCACGTCTCCGTCGCCATGGTCAGCAAGGCGGTCAAGAAGCTGGAGCGCGCCGTCGGGGCCCCGCTGTTCGACCGCACCAGCCGCCGGGTGACCCTGACGCCCATCGGACAGCGCCTCGACGACGACATACGCCCCGCCCACCAGCAGATCCTCGAAGGCTTCGCGCGGGCGGTCGCCGCGGGCTCGGGACTCGACGGCGAGCTGCGCGTCGGTTTCCTCGGCACCGCGGTCGCCCAGTTCGTCCTGCAGGTCGCCGAGGCGTTCCAGGCCACCCACCCGGCCTGCCGGGTCGAGCTCATCGAGAGCCGTTACGCCGACGGCACCGCACTCCTGCACGGCGACACGGTCGACGTCCTGCTGATCGCCGCACCGGGCTTCGATCCCGACCTCGTCGAGAGCCCCGTGCTCTTCCGCGAGCCCCCGGTCCTCGCGGTCTCCGCCCGCCACCCCTTCGCCCGCCGCGCCTCCGTCTGCCTGGAGGACCTCGCCCGCGACAAGGTGCTGCGCCCGCGCGGCATCCCCGCCGAGATCGACGCCCTCTCCGTGCCCAGCCACACCCCCGCCGGCCGGCCCATCGAGCGCGGTACGGACTTCGCGACCGTCCAGGAGATGTTCGCCCTGGTGGGCGCGGGCCGCGGCATCTTCCCCGTCCCCACCCACGCGGCCCGCTACGACGCGCGGCCCGACGTGGTCTACGTCCCCCTCAGCGACGGCCTCCCCTACGCATGGCGCCTGATCTGGCGGGCCGCCGCCGAGACCAGCCGGACCCGCGCCTTCTGCCTGGCCGCCCGCGTGTTCGTCGAGGCCCACGGGAACCCGCTCTTGGCCGCGTGA